One Ananas comosus cultivar F153 linkage group 1, ASM154086v1, whole genome shotgun sequence DNA window includes the following coding sequences:
- the LOC109718866 gene encoding 50S ribosomal protein L27, chloroplastic encodes MATVAFAPLVGAFKGLSLSSSSSSSSSYLRGDLGALPLYGRSGAGAVFFPVRFPPLTIESAHKKGAGSTKNGRDSRGKRLGVKIYGDQLAQPGAIIVRQRGTKFHPGKNVGLGKDHTIFSLIDGLVKFEKFGPDKKKVSVYPRIEQPENPNSYKARKREYFRLQREKRKARMEGVVPPQLVLASAEEASEVNPSC; translated from the exons ATGGCGACGGTGGCCTTCGCCCCCCTCGTCGGAGCCTTCAAgggcctctccctctcctcctcctcctcctcctcctcctcctacctCCGAGGCGACCTCGGGGCGCTCCCCCTCTACGGCCGCAGCGGCGCCGGCGCCGTCTTCTTCCCGGTTCGGTTCCCGCCATTGACGATCGAGTCGGCGCACAAGAAGGGCGCGGGGAGCACGAAGAACGGTCGGGATTCGCGCGGGAAGCGCCTCGGCGTCAAGATCTACGGCGACCAGCTCGCCCAGCCCGGCGCCATCATCGTGCGCCAGAGGGGCACCAAG TTTCATCCTGGGAAAAATGTAGGACTTGGAAAGGACCACACCATCTTTTCTTTGATAGATGGCCTGGTCAAATTCGAGAAATTCGGTCCAGacaagaaaaag GTTAGTGTTTACCCGCGAATTGAACAGCCAGAGAACCCTAATAGTTACAAAGCAAGGAAAAGGGAGTATTTCCGCCTCCAACGTGAAAAAAGGAAGGCCAGAATGGAAGGTGTAGTTCCGCCTCAATTAGTATTGGCCTCAGCTGAAGAAGCTTCTGAGGTCAATCCTTCTTGctga